The proteins below come from a single Aspergillus oryzae RIB40 DNA, chromosome 5 genomic window:
- a CDS encoding saccharopine dehydrogenase family protein (predicted protein) — translation MHTNSTGSKPVVFIGAADAICGEAIRLFVQASDVPVILADSDEDALRAVVAKLPGKNITIRKVDLFNPDELRSTITEAALVIQGAQPYHRTSAPVLTACIDAKVPYLDYSDDVNSTQASLDLHEQAEREGVPCYINCGSSPGMTNLIAIDIAKELDTVESLDICWLVSEEGGQLGREVLEHLMHITGGPCLTWADGKAAVHENWVETAFAPIITGSSDLFYESVHPEPVTLPRRLKDITRIRTMGALSPAPFNGFARGLGAAVHSGTLSMDAAVDFLEGMQRKPSSSWSETIGAMAVQFRGGDITLNQLYQLATHGIASLKPWNLALWGMIDQVRKGQCTSGEALGFLINSARGKQSPHRSGILVRGVGTRNGYPAITIRRTPVVREDSFMGESMATSIGASCAAFALMVLDLGAQKRPGVQCPEDWAKLETFIKSMERLGCPRDQVLESVEG, via the coding sequence ATGCATACCAATTCTACTGGCTCTAAGCCTGTCGTCTTTATTGGTGCCGCAGACGCGATATGCGGAGAAGCTATCAGGCTTTTCGTACAAGCAAGCGACGTGCCTGTCATCCTCGCAGACTCCGATGAGGATGCACTTCGCGCAGTTGTTGCCAAACTGCCTGGTAAAAATATCACTATCCGCAAGGTGGACCTATTCAATCCGGATGAGTTACGAAGCACCATTACCGAAGCTGCACTCGTGATTCAAGGAGCACAACCATATCATCGGACCTCGGCACCAGTACTCACAGCTTGTATCGACGCAAAGGTACCCTACCTAGACTATTCCGATGACGTGAACAGTACACAAGCGTCACTGGATTTACATGAGCAGGCAGAGAGGGAGGGCGTCCCTTGCTACATCAATTGCGGCTCATCCCCGGGCATGACAAACCTCATAGCCATTGATATTGCCAAAGAACTTGATACCGTCGAGAGCCTCGATATATGCTGGCTTGTCAGTGAAGAGGGTGGCCAATTGGGTCGAGAGGTGTTAGAGCATCTGATGCATATCACGGGTGGACCTTGTTTAACCTGGGCCGACGGAAAGGCCGCCGTTCACGAGAACTGGGTCGAGACAGCTTTTGCTCCTATTATTACTGGTTCTAGCGATCTTTTCTACGAGAGTGTTCATCCCGAGCCGGTTACCTTGCCACGCCGACTAAAAGATATTACTCGAATTCGGACCATGGGCGCTCTTAGCCCTGCGCCATTCAACGGCTTTGCACGAGGCCTTGGCGCAGCAGTCCACTCGGGAACTCTTTCAATGGATGCCGCTGTCGACTTTCTCGAGGGTATGCAGAGAAAGCCCTCTTCGAGCTGGAGTGAGACAATCGGTGCCATGGCCGTTCAATTCCGGGGCGGTGACATTACGCTCAATCAGCTATACCAGCTAGCTACTCACGGCATTGCATCCCTCAAGCCATGGAACCTTGCTCTCTGGGGTATGATCGACCAGGTACGCAAGGGGCAGTGCACATCAGGCGAGGCTCTAGGCTTTTTGATCAATTCCGCACGGGGAAAACAATCGCCACATCGGTCTGGTATCCTTGTTCGAGGTGTTGGCACCCGCAATGGATATCCTGCTATCACTATTAGACGCACACCTGTTGTTCGGGAAGACTCGTTCATGGGAGAGAGTATGGCCACTTCAATTGGTGCATCTTGTGCTGCCTTTGCTCTGATGGTGCTGGATTTGGGGGCACAGAAGCGGCCAGGTGTCCAGTGTCCAGAAGACTGGGCTAAGCTGGAGACTTTTATCAAGTCTATGGAGAGGCTTGGATGCCCTCGGGATCAGGTCCTCGAGTCGGTTGAGGGGTAG
- a CDS encoding flavin-containing monooxygenase (predicted flavoprotein involved in K+ transport) — protein MSERNDSLDYDVIIIGAGISGINFAYRLQESHPDLTYCILEERHEIGGTWSLFQYPGIRSDSDLFTFGFAWRPWTQKHSIAHGSLIREYLQESAEQEGIDQKIKFRHRVEKMDWSTGKKAWTVHVSTDGEATVTLRTRFIMMATGYYDYHEPLETEIPGINRCQGTVIHPQFWPSNLDYTNKDIVIIGSGATAITLLPSLAEKASSVTMLQRSPSYVLSVPREDTTEKVIRWICPQKLAASLIRFKWIIVPLVLVNFCRWFPNLAKRLCLDITRKELPREVPLDPHFTPRYNPWEQRMCMCPDGDFFECLRNGSGSVVTGVIESITEKSIRLQSGAELNTDIIVTATGLKMNIAGGIQITVDGDWFSIPDHFMWKCTMVDRLPNVVFALGYVDASWTLGADATAQLTCRILTQMREEGLSIVSPRCGDEERNGMQELPFLNLNATYVRRGGSAFPKVGDRPQWEPRSYYWKDLVRAWWGDIRTGLEWSE, from the exons ATGTCCGAACGAAACGACAGTCTTGATTAcgatgtcatcatcatcggtgCTGGTATCTCTGGAATTAATTTTGCGTATAGATTGCAGGAGAGTCATCCGGACTTGACCTATTGCATTCTTGAAGAACGGCATGAAATTGGTGGAACGTGGAGTTTGTTTCAGTATCCAG GGATACGGTCCGACTCCGATTTATTCACGTTTGGCTTTGCATGGCGTCCCTGGACTCAGAAGCACTCGATCGCGCACGGCTCGTTGATCCGTGAGTATCTCCAAGAGTCAGCCGAGCAGGAAGGAATCGACCAGAAGATCAAGTTCCGGCATCGCGTGGAAAAGATGGATTGGTCTACTGGTAAAAAGGCCTGGACGGTTCATGTTTCCACGGATGGTGAAGCTACCGTGACTCTACGCACTCGGTTCATCATGATGGCTACTGGGTACTATGACTATCATGAGCCGCTCGAGACTGAAATCCCCGGGATCAATCGATGCCAAGGAACCGTCATTCATCCGCAGTTTTGGCCATCAAACCTTGATTACACGAACAAGGATATCGTAATTATCGGTTCCGGTGCTACGGCCATCACCCTGCTGCCGTCACTGGCTGAGAAAGCGTCCAGTGTGACCATGTTGCAACGGTCCCCTAGTTATGTCCTCTCTGTTCCAAGGGAAGATACTACCGAGAAAGTGATTCGTTGGATCTGTCCCCAGAAGCTAGCAGCCAGTCTCATTCGATTTAAATGGATCATCGTGCCCCTCGTGCTGGTGAATTTCTGTCGTTGGTTCCCTAATCTCGCGAAGCGATTATGTCTCGATATCACCCGCAAAGAACTCCCCAGGGAAGTGCCTTTGGATCCCCATTTCACGCCTAGATACAATCCATGGGAACAACGAATGTGCATGTGCCCGGACGGTGACTTTTTTGAATGTCTCCGGAATGGGAGTGGCAGCGTGGTAACCGGTGTGATTGAGTCCATTACGGAGAAGAGCATCCGGCTACAATCCGGGGCCGAGTTGAATACCGATATCATCGTCACAGCCACCGGACTGAAGATGAACATTGCCGGCGGGATTCAGATCACAGTTGACGGAGACTGGTTTTCCATTCCGGATCATTTCATGTGGAAATGTACCATGGTCGATAGGCTGCCGAATGTGGTGTTTGCCTTGGGATATGTCGATGCTAGTTGGACCTTGGGTGCTGATGCAACTGCACAGCTGACATGTCGGATATTGACGCagatgagggaggagggGTTGAGTATTGTGTCTCCTCGGTGTGGTGATGAAGAGCGGAATGGGATGCAGGAGCTGCCGTTCCTTAACCTGAACGCTACGTATGTTAGGAGGGGTGGCTCGGCTTTTCCGAAAGTTGGTGATAGGCCTCAGTGGGAACCTCGGTCGTACTATTGGAAGGATCTTGTAAGGGCTTGGTGGGGGGATATACGGACAGGCTTGGAATGGTCGGAATGA
- a CDS encoding NAD(P)/FAD-dependent oxidoreductase (predicted protein), whose product MAENQIPHELLAKLAGQIIQDPGIPVAAPTVSAWQEPAHPIATIQSDKLPQRTDFAIIGSGITGTSVAKTLLENELARDKTITMFEARSLTTGATSRNGGFLLSHAPPFFKSYAEALGIDAARDIALFCDRTLESIVDMAKAENLDKASQIRDVTTIASFEHQEGFAEVTESIRMYEEAIPEAKGKYTIIDKDTAEKEYHLRKSSGALVVQSRVFWPYRLVTNLLQRLLQLYPEQFAIETQTPVISITIDEADTEYPYILTTPRGTVRAAKVFHCTSGFTGHLLPKLRGAIFPCRLSMTTQKPGPQWGNRPNSWLFHTKQSYDPNTTLVEQGLYWMQQNAETGDLFVGGDLQRLDDFLSSDDSVISADSARNLTDLLPKRLFKEGWTNPITNTTMTSATALHRIWSGILSMTADQVPIVGSVPTSISGRNVEGGEWIAAGFNGYGMSQFWWTWICHEY is encoded by the exons ATGGCTGAAAACCAAATTCCACACGAGCTGTTAGCCAAATTAGCCGGTCAAATCATCCAGGACCCTGGCATTCCAGTCGCAGCCCCAACTGTCTCAGCTTGGCAAGAACCGGCGCATCCTATCGCGACTATCCAGTCCGACAAGCTGCCACAGCGCACTGATTTTGCCATTATCGGTTCTGGTATCACCGGTACCAGCGTTGCCAAAACACTCCTTGAGAATGAACTAGCACGCGATAAGACGATCACCATGTTTGAAGCTCGGTCTCTAACTACCGGAGCAACCAGTCGTAATGGGGGCTTTCTGCTGAGCCATGCTCCGCCGTTCTTTAAAAGTTATGCCGAGGCTTTGGGGATCGATGCTGCTAGAGATATCGCCCTGTTCTGCGACCGCACACTGGAAAGTATCGTTGATATGGCCAAGGCCGAGAACCTTGATAAGGCAAGCCAGATCAGAGACGTCACGACGATCGCTAGCTTTGAGCATCAGGAAGGTTTCGCCGAGGTGACTGAGTCTATTCGCATGTACGAAGAGGCTATTCCTGAGGCTAAGGGGAAGTATACAATCATAGACAAGGATACAGCAGAGAAG GAATATCATCTCCGGAAGTCTAGCGGTGCTCTGGTCGTTCAATCTCGCGTTTTCTGGCCATACAGACTGGTCACAAATCTTCTGCagcgccttcttcaactttaTCCAGAGCAGTTCGCAATCGAGACCCAGACACCAGTAATTTCAATCACAATTGATGAGGCTGACACCGAATACCCCTACATATTAACAACTCCCCGAGGAACAGTACGAGCCGCAAAGGTCTTCCACTGCACCAGTGGTTTTACAGGTCACCTACTGCCCAAGCTCAGGGGAGCAATCTTCCCATGCCGACTATCCATGACAACGCAGAAGCCAGGACCCCAGTGGGGAAATCGCCCCAACTCATGGCTCTTCCATACGAAGCAATCATATGACCCGAACACCACCTTAGTCGAACAAGGCCTATACTGGATGCAGCAAAACGCAGAAACCGGTGATCTGTTCGTTGGAGGCGACCTGCAGAGGCTGGACGATTTCCTGTCTTCGGATGATTCGGTCATCAGTGCTGACTCTGCGAGGAACCTTACTGACTTGCTTCCTAAGAGGCTCTTTAAGGAAGGCTGGACCAATCCCATCACGAATACTACAATGACCTCCGCCACTGCCCTTCATAGAATCTGGTCTGGGATCCTCAGCATGACGGCCGATCAAGTCCCGATTGTAGGTAGTGTGCCGACGAGTATCAGCGGTAGAAATGTTGAAGGGGGAGAGTGGATCGCGGCTGGCTTCAATGGATATGGCATGTCACAGT TCTGGTGGACTTGGATTTGCCATGAGTACTAG
- a CDS encoding PaaI family thioesterase (predicted protein) yields the protein MSDRPSSKRHAFFEPNLEISPQDIEYFASLPFASPYLNSPFYEPVPFITRYDTKATSNKFFSKVINTAETIPHLLALVRVPDSKSNQTTDQRDNAHPDFVVFVSLGPDLCGFQDTVHGGVLAALLDEALGLCAESTELVSKGHTRLYTAGLEISYRSPVPVPSVVMIKTWVTKRQGRKWFLEAQVLDQEGAVKVEAKTFLCPLCVFSGSISLLFFYIDRLATNVQSDPKQLRCTYFNNGHWELQRNQIGRPDS from the exons ATGTCAGACCGTCCATCATCCAAACGACATGCTTTCTTCGAACCGAACTTGGAAATCTCCCCACAGGACATCGAATATTTCGCCTCCCTCCCATTCGCTTCACCCTACTTAAACAGTCCATTTTACGAGCCGGTCCCATTCATTACCCGATACGATACAAAAGCCACCTCCAATAAGTTCTTCAGCAAGGTGATCAACACCGCCGAGACAATCCCACACTTGCTGGCCCTAGTTCGAGTGCCAGACTCGAAATCAAATCAGACCACAGATCAACGCGACAATGCACACCCAGATTTTGtggtttttgtttctctggGCCCCGACCTATGCGGTTTCCAGGATACAGTCCACGGCGGAGTCTTGGCTGCCCTGCTTGACGAAGCTCTAGGTTTGTGTGCCGAGTCGACAGAGTTGGTTTCAAAAGGTCATACGCGGCTGTACACCGCTGGTCTTGAGATTTCGTATCGCTCCCCTGTGCCTGTGCCGAGCGTTGTTATGATCAAAACATGGGTTACGAAGAGGCAGGGCAGAAAATGGTTCTTGGAAGCACAGGTCCTTGATCAAGAGGGAGCGGTGAAGGTAGAGGCTAAAACATT CCTATGTCCCTTATGTGTGTTTAGCGGTTCAATATCTTTactatttttctatattgaTCGCCTCGCGACCAATGTACAATCTGACCCCAAACAATTGCGGTGTACATACTTTAACAATGGACATTGGGAACTTCAGAGAAACCAAATAGGACGTCCGGATTCCTAA
- a CDS encoding aminoglycoside phosphotransferase family protein (predicted protein), with protein MLGSSLSTTKLPFFRDLNQLPCPLPTTEDIEAGTILPTKSERISGDHGHVAVVGDHFVVKYGQFILENEGHALLLLEKYPSIPVPRLYAMYRKDDILYLVMQLLPGADLSKLWGELSCNEKASICDQLKEAFAQIRTIPSPGYFGSVTGGPVQHRFFGWVDSDPRIMGPFETLEDFHLDMALVSQRQEKRKDRHPWGAEWFARHLPQALKDHLTTFTHCDLVKQNIMVQELPQTDRHTDRKFKVTGIIDWELPGWYPRYWEYAAFFADFLWEGERGKMFETFIDPWPLEAALLGLFKHDLEGY; from the coding sequence ATGCTAGGATCATCTCTATCCACAACTAAGCTTCCCTTTTTCAGAGACCTTAACCAGCTGCCATGTCCCCTCCCTACGACCGAGGACATCGAAGCGGGAACTATTCTGCCGACGAAAAGTGAACGCATTTCTGGAGACCATGGACATGTTGCCGTCGTTGGAGACCATTTCGTTGTTAAATATGGTCAGTTCATCCTGGAGAACGAAGGCCATGCGCTACTCCTCCTGGAGAAGTATCCATCAATCCCCGTGCCACGGCTGTACGCTATGTATCGCAAGGACGACATTCTCTACCTCGTGATGCAATTACTTCCCGGGGCGGATCTTTCCAAGCTTTGGGGTGAGCTATCGTGCAATGAGAAGGCGTCTATATGTGAtcagctgaaagaggcctTCGCCCAAATACGTACCATCCCCTCGCCGGGCTATTTCGGGAGCGTGACCGGAGGGCCTGTTCAGCATCGATTCTTTGGTTGGGTGGACTCGGATCCACGCATCATGGGACCTTTCGAAACATTAGAGGACTTTCATCTGGACATGGCCCTCGTTTCACAAAGGCAAGAGAAGCGCAAAGATAGACATCCATGGGGTGCAGAGTGGTTTGCACGGCACCTTCCACAAGCACTAAAAGACCATCTAACTACCTTTACACACTGTGACTTGGTCAAGCAAAACATCATGGTCCAAGAGCTTCCGCAAACCGATCGCCACACAGATAGAAAATTCAAGGTAACGGGTATCATAGATTGGGAGTTGCCTGGATGGTATCCTCGGTACTGGGAGTATGCTGCGTTCTTCGCGGATTTCCTctgggaaggggaaaggggaaagatgTTCGAAACATTCATTGATCCTTGGCCTCTCGAAGCTGCTCTTTTGGGACTGTTCAAGCATGATTTGGAGGGGTACTAG
- a CDS encoding uncharacterized protein (predicted protein) produces MSFSPPDSYLQISQILRDPNNDCNTIPINELQFALPLCLTPPDSELDQSVSSVVNVGEKQQLPEWIQTEPGWLDSVEASYQNQEACAGNVTHSYSHYQIDDRASSASAVNIQQELYPVPTPQKQSTGRRIRRQNHSCDPCCLAKRGCDLPRGVAICGDKPTVACTMCSLRSMECTVAWLASRKPSRQIQRRAETSPRSPVGYKAPTSQWNPVEDVSQMEGLTLIPRAEWDQAKQLEARERCLQHLYLYIDVFDMQITACLSEGCMPPCYSLGIEALVPLSNSADVSPYVERVRSSINNSWYMDLTAWNSTSATPNLYLAVSLLDALFQYPGGQKSPSSSNTRDKAIDETYKWVAIATATQFTVDENNRTGTAKSHSRARDIAFATWQKAREMLFRNIGATGSFRLALSLLLFGGILPPTGLEQREICAEDTTYAHREGARRLRALCSNARIYLQENRGHGGHPLSSLNTVGAATGRRKSHTVQAFSSEARQYIQEVVGAIEWFFWMSHSVTIAISRERTDPTNLDLQYGSIKELALRGPAQPGNLDELKTRRHEREIEDSILARARPEKHNVTTLWSQNVSCDVVDRAVTNAGSLAVLLWRSVALLTLASQDMLMGMGDEESFQRQYTATTELIDSWREAFGPITSTTIIGLQASRADIQRRALFCATDGDLAILLFDELIRELEVGLKESLPAGDSFYTTLRSTSTYRQEERLESAMNISYLASLSIKVPSPGFQGDHGLKANVQDIAAHPVRQPALVVKAYTLAAKTLADEIQRVMAKMETGSVYTLTNGLNNCLQGLLALEKTLVMFPNRDDDSAKAPLE; encoded by the exons ATGTCATTCTCTCCACCAGACAGTTACCTACAAATTTCGCAGATATTGCGTGACCCAAACAATGACTGCAATACAATCCCGATCAATGAGCTTCAATTTGCGCTGCCACTTTGCCTGACTCCCCCAGATTCGGAGCTGGACCAGTCGGTGAGCTCCGTCGTCAATGTGGGTGAAAAGCAACAGCTACCGGAATGGATCCAGACAGAGCCAGGCTGGTTAGACAGTGTAGAGGCTTCTTACCAGAACCAAGAAGCTTGTGCTGGCAATGTCACACATTCTTACTCACATTATCAAATTGATGATCGAGCCTCTTCGGCATCTGCCGTTAATATCCAACAGGAGCTCTATCCAGTCCCCACACCACAAAAGCAGAGCACAGGGCGGCGGATACGTCGACAGAACCACTCGTGTGACCCCTGTTGTCTAGCAAAACGGGGATGCGATCTTCCGAGGGGGGTAGCAATCTGTGGCGACAAGCCCACAGTTGCGTGTACCATGTGCTCCCTCCGCAGTATGGAATGTACGGTGGCCTGGTTAGCTAGCCGGAAACCCTCCCGCCAGATCCAAAGGCGAGCAGAAACTTCCCCTCGGTCTCCGGTGGGCTATAAGGCTCCCACTTCCCAATGGAATCCAGTCGAGGATGTGTCCCAGATGGAAGGTTTAACGTTGATACCCCGAGCTGAATGGGACCAAGCGAAGCAGCTGGAGGCCCGAGAACGTTGCTTGCAGCACTTGTATTTATACATTGATGTCTTTGATATGCAAATCACAGCCTGCCTTTCAGAGGGATGCATGCCTCCTTGCTATTCTCTGGGGATTGAAGCTCTAGTGCCGTTGAGCAACAGTGCTGATGTTTCTCCATATGTGGAGCGTGTCCGGTCGAGTATCAACAACTCGTGGTATATGGATCTGACAGCGTGGAACTCAACATCTGCGACACCCAATCTTTATCTCGCCGTGTCATTACTGGATGCACTTTTTCAGTACCCGGGGGGCCAGAAGAGCCCTTCATCTAGTAACACGCGAGATAAAGCTATTGATGAAACATACAAATGGGTCGCTATTGCAACAGCCACCCAATTCACAGTGGACGAAAACAACAGAACAGGAACAGCCAAGTCTCATTCAAGGGCCAGAGACATTGCCTTTGCAACGTGGCAAAAGGCCAGAGAGATGCTCTTCAGGAACATCGGAGCAACTGGGTCTTTCCGCCTAGCACTCTCGCTCCTCCTTTTTGGCGGGATTTTGCCACCAACGGGGCTGGAGCAGAGGGAAATATGTGCAGAGGATACCACTTACGCGCACCGTGAAGGGGCTCGGCGTCTTCGAGCACTCTGTTCTAATGCGCGTATCTATCTCCAAGAAAATCGCGGGCACGGTGGTCATCCCCTCTCGTCTTTAAATACGGTAGGCGCCGCCACAGGGAGGCGAAAGTCGCACACAGTCCAAGCATTCTCGTCTGAAGCTCGCCAATACATCCAAGAAGTGGTTGGCGCTATAGagtggttcttctggatgTCTCACTCTGTcaccatcgccatctccCGTGAGCGAACAGACCCGACGAATCTCGACCTTCAATACGGCAGTATAAAAGAATTAGCCTTGCGGGGCCCGGCACAACCTGGAAACCTAGACGAATTAAAGACTAGGAGGCATGAGCGAGAAATAGAAGATTCTATTCTTGCTCGGGCTCGACCTGAAAAGCATAATGTAACTACCCTGTGGTCTCAAAACGTATCGTGCGATGTTGTAGATCGCGCTGTCACTAATGCAGGCTCGCTCGCTGTGCTGTTGTGGCGATCAGTAGCCCTTCTGACATTAGCATCACAAGATATGTTGATGGGCatgggagatgaagaaagcttTCAGCGCCAATACACGGCGACAACCGAGCTGATCGACTCCTGGAGAGAGGCCTTTGGTCCAATCACCTCTACAACCATCATAGGCTTACAAGCGTCCCGAGCGGATATCCAACGCAGGGCTCTTTTCTGCGCCACCGACGGCGACCTGGCGATTCTCTTGTTCGATGAGCTTATCCGTGAATTGGAGGTAGGCCTTAAAGAATCATTGCCAGCCGGTGACAGCTTCTACACAACTCTCCGATCGACGAGTACGTATCGTCAAGAAGAGAGGCTCGAAAGCGCTATGAACATATCCTACCTGGCTTCACTGAGTATCAAAGTGCCGAGCCCCGGGTTCCAGGGAGACCACGGTTTGAAAGCAAATGTGCAGGACATTGCTGCGCATCCGGTGAGG CAACCAGCCCTTGTTGTCAAGGCCTATACACTGGCTGCCAAAACACTTGCGGACGAGATCCAACGTGTGATGGCTAAGATGGAGACAGGTAGCGTGTACACATTGACAAACGGCCTGAACAACTGCCTACAGGGACTGCTGGCCCTGGAAAAGACCCTTGTCATGTTTCCGAATAGAGACGATGATAGTGCGAAAGCACCCTTAGAGTAG